The following coding sequences lie in one Planococcus lenghuensis genomic window:
- a CDS encoding ATPase, T2SS/T4P/T4SS family → MTTIIREEEQEEQSRFPIGIQERLSGEFDLNQFLVEKGGEKNRLRLQNESPSQSRANHNDFQGLKESVQNFFHEKIQDQNITEEERDERLRIQHSATIGDAEAMNMLVDEITTYLRNSSLQNIPYDPMFDSLAHALFEHIFRFKNFYKWQLHPESPSAKISGKEIWFKINGQFVKQEEEFESVKEVEQLIRLLQQSNKNFTINEQHPQGELDLEDGTRVTLTIPPRTLYPTIVFRRFIVNQFSFEEQASRGTIHPNDVPLFQTLAKVRRNTVIAGAVESGKSTMLKTFYAERPSGLVALMIEEHPETFLKRDFPDRLVHEFSIKDGDIQRVLRTVLRFDHDYVIMQEVRGVEADAAMDGASRGANGLLMTYHVTEPSKVCEQLAQHVLDAYPNRRYINEVRRVSQTLELGVTMKTFPGNKKRVTSVFEVNYDYDTDRAWISYLIRFNPIVGKWEYNDHISEKFQEQLLEIGKEEHDSFCQLLSERTAASPLSTEAVQPILFKDAGEGE, encoded by the coding sequence ATGACCACAATTATTCGTGAAGAAGAACAAGAGGAACAAAGCCGCTTCCCTATTGGTATTCAGGAACGGCTCTCCGGTGAATTTGACCTGAATCAGTTCCTTGTGGAAAAAGGCGGCGAGAAAAACCGGCTCCGGCTGCAGAACGAATCACCTTCACAGTCACGGGCAAATCACAATGATTTCCAGGGGCTGAAAGAAAGTGTCCAAAACTTTTTCCATGAGAAGATCCAGGACCAGAACATCACAGAGGAAGAACGGGATGAACGCCTGCGGATTCAGCACAGCGCGACAATCGGTGACGCAGAAGCGATGAACATGCTGGTAGATGAGATTACGACGTATCTACGCAATTCCTCACTGCAGAACATTCCGTACGATCCGATGTTCGATTCACTGGCACATGCGCTTTTTGAACACATTTTCCGTTTTAAGAACTTTTATAAGTGGCAGCTCCATCCGGAATCGCCATCCGCAAAGATTTCAGGGAAGGAAATCTGGTTTAAGATTAACGGTCAATTCGTGAAGCAGGAAGAGGAATTCGAGAGCGTTAAAGAAGTTGAGCAGCTGATCCGACTACTGCAGCAGAGCAACAAGAATTTCACCATTAACGAACAACATCCGCAAGGGGAGCTGGACTTGGAGGATGGGACACGGGTCACACTGACCATCCCGCCCCGTACGCTGTACCCGACGATTGTATTCAGACGGTTCATCGTCAACCAGTTCAGCTTTGAGGAACAGGCAAGCCGAGGAACCATCCATCCGAACGATGTGCCGCTCTTTCAGACACTTGCAAAAGTCAGACGAAATACGGTAATCGCCGGTGCAGTGGAGTCAGGGAAATCAACCATGCTGAAAACCTTCTATGCCGAGCGGCCGAGTGGTCTTGTGGCATTGATGATTGAAGAGCATCCCGAAACCTTCCTGAAAAGGGACTTTCCGGATCGGCTCGTACATGAATTCTCCATCAAGGACGGAGACATTCAACGGGTATTGCGGACGGTTCTGCGATTTGACCACGATTACGTCATCATGCAGGAAGTCCGGGGAGTGGAAGCGGATGCAGCCATGGACGGTGCGAGCCGTGGAGCAAATGGTCTTCTGATGACCTATCATGTCACCGAGCCAAGCAAGGTATGTGAACAGCTCGCCCAGCATGTGCTCGATGCCTATCCGAATCGCCGGTATATCAATGAAGTGCGGCGGGTGTCACAGACACTGGAACTCGGCGTGACGATGAAAACATTCCCCGGCAACAAGAAGCGGGTAACCAGTGTTTTTGAAGTCAACTATGATTATGACACCGATCGCGCCTGGATTTCCTATCTGATCCGCTTCAACCCGATTGTAGGGAAGTGGGAATACAATGACCACATTTCTGAGAAGTTTCAGGAACAGCTGCTGGAAATCGGAAAGGAAGAACATGATTCCTTCTGCCAGCTGTTAAGTGAGCGCACAGCCGCTTCCCCACTTTCAACCGAAGCGGTCCAACCCATTTTGTTCAAAGATGCGGGGGAAGGCGAATGA
- a CDS encoding P-loop NTPase family protein, translated as MLNNTVVTFFSSNGNTGLTNTVFSVGQAIAKRTHAKVGVLCLSGLDDSTDYFTDPPAYLDTLKPRLAGKMLGDDADFLSRFKEVEDGQLFILAGNSSRRLDRVYTVSEIGYLIERAKEVFDIVLIDAGSQLDNAQSVQAIYAADFRYAVLTQQPKSIKRYLQLQGDILSALSIKREHVTFILNQYQEKATLMSEKQIAKEVDVPEMFTLPYTDHGVISEIENRILYAYQQPKYQDAVNQLADSIARSVALVFKDMESGKRGIGRLFGKKTG; from the coding sequence ATGCTGAATAACACTGTCGTGACCTTCTTTTCCTCCAACGGAAACACAGGGCTCACGAACACCGTTTTCTCCGTGGGACAGGCAATTGCCAAACGGACGCACGCAAAAGTAGGTGTCCTTTGTCTGAGCGGTCTGGATGACAGCACTGACTACTTCACAGACCCGCCCGCTTACTTGGACACCCTGAAACCTCGTCTCGCGGGAAAAATGCTTGGCGACGATGCTGATTTTCTCAGTCGATTCAAGGAAGTGGAGGATGGCCAACTGTTCATCCTTGCCGGTAATTCCAGCCGGCGCCTTGATCGCGTCTATACCGTTTCTGAAATTGGGTACCTGATTGAACGGGCAAAGGAAGTCTTCGATATCGTACTGATTGATGCCGGCTCCCAACTGGATAACGCACAAAGCGTCCAAGCCATCTATGCGGCAGACTTCCGCTACGCGGTCCTGACACAGCAGCCAAAATCGATTAAACGCTACCTGCAATTGCAAGGCGACATTCTATCTGCCCTATCAATCAAAAGAGAACACGTCACATTCATCCTGAACCAATATCAGGAGAAAGCGACCCTGATGTCTGAAAAGCAAATCGCAAAAGAAGTCGATGTTCCGGAAATGTTCACCCTCCCTTATACCGACCATGGCGTGATCAGCGAAATTGAGAACCGAATCCTCTATGCCTATCAGCAACCGAAATACCAGGATGCCGTGAATCAATTAGCAGATTCCATTGCTCGCAGTGTCGCCTTGGTGTTCAAGGATATGGAATCCGGCAAACGGGGTATCGGCCGACTGTTCGGTAAGAAAACAGGTTAA
- a CDS encoding type II secretion system F family protein — MILFAEVLFKVIGYLLVFVGLWKAAWPFLRDARRFRLRKNRIRKIQRKGQAEVYRRKERPLFVHIRKLVYALSKKDADQRLSYFYGMTLGSFIVTMTTLVLLLKSFMLPLLVAVTVASLPYILLRFRLANLRIEASIALMKEFHLILQSYQQNKDVYHTLMAVSPELRDKWLRNAFQRLLSSMQKDRSDEAFVEAVQLLSFTVGSSFAARLANLLIKSYREQVDISEALFDLHMDLQKREKDMAAMKTKRMETIVLGFLPIVILPIFVVMAYRMSMQYSMSYMLDNSNALATLVLAFVLSVLSALFAFLFSKPKADF; from the coding sequence ATGATTCTGTTCGCGGAAGTGCTGTTCAAAGTCATCGGTTATCTGCTGGTCTTTGTCGGTTTGTGGAAAGCGGCATGGCCGTTCCTACGGGACGCACGACGCTTTCGGCTAAGAAAGAACCGCATCCGGAAAATACAGCGGAAAGGCCAGGCGGAAGTTTATCGGAGGAAAGAACGGCCACTGTTCGTTCATATCCGGAAACTGGTTTACGCACTTTCGAAAAAAGACGCTGATCAGCGGCTCTCGTACTTTTACGGCATGACCCTCGGCTCCTTCATCGTCACGATGACGACACTGGTGCTGTTGCTGAAGTCCTTCATGCTGCCGTTGCTTGTCGCAGTCACGGTCGCATCCTTACCGTATATCCTGCTCCGGTTCCGATTGGCAAATCTGCGGATTGAGGCATCCATCGCACTGATGAAGGAATTCCACTTGATTCTGCAAAGTTATCAGCAGAACAAGGACGTATATCACACACTGATGGCCGTATCGCCTGAACTGCGGGATAAATGGCTACGGAACGCCTTTCAGCGGTTACTTTCCAGTATGCAGAAAGACCGGTCAGATGAAGCGTTCGTTGAAGCGGTACAGCTGTTGTCCTTTACGGTTGGTTCTTCTTTCGCCGCTCGGCTCGCCAATCTGCTGATTAAGTCGTACCGGGAGCAGGTGGACATTTCAGAAGCCTTGTTCGATCTGCATATGGATCTGCAGAAACGGGAGAAGGATATGGCCGCCATGAAAACCAAACGGATGGAAACCATCGTTCTCGGTTTCCTCCCGATCGTGATTCTTCCGATTTTTGTGGTGATGGCTTACCGGATGTCGATGCAGTATTCCATGAGCTACATGCTCGATAATTCCAATGCACTTGCCACGCTTGTTCTAGCGTTTGTGCTGTCGGTGCTCAGTGCGCTGTTCGCATTCCTGTTCAGTAAACCGAAAGCCGACTTTTAA